GATATTATAATATTAACGAAAATTACGGATtactacaataaaaaaaatatcggaAATTCAGAATGTTTGGGATTTGAGGACTCATCTCCTATACACTTGTGTGAATTTGTGGCCTCAACGAAGCCAAgcatttgttaaaaaattatgcaCCTATAGTCAACCTTTAAACGAGAGTAAATGAATTTTCTTGTCCTTAACTTAGGTCCTAGGGAGTAAGTTTAATTTCGTTAGTACTTAGTAATATTTTGAAGGGTTTATCAGTAAACATGTTTTAATAAATGCataataaatatactaaaatttaaattttattatgttttataaataaattttaattattaataatcttAACATGTTCTAATAAAGTACATATTAACGGTATTctgtttttaaaatatcttatttttactttgaatattttatttttttgttaaaaatatttttattattatcttttttttctcttattcctctttatttctatttttaaaatcactataatcattataattataattgCTGTCACTAATActtaagaaaaaataagaaatactatttaaaaattaaaattgccaAGCTTGAAATTAAAGCTGTTACATCCATGACATATCAGAGGAATTCATTCCAGAAGAGTAACTCAAACTAGAACCGTGGTAACTGATTCTACATATTCCATTGGAAGAGTCAAATTAAATTCTTGAATGGTCTTACTTTTTTCCAAAGCCACATGTTGATGTATGTGGTTTAGGCCTCCACATCATTTAGAACTTTCCTTGTTATAATAATTcaagcaaaaaaaattattttcttccaCGCCggcttttttctttaattttcttacaTTCTCATTTCAATGCCTAATTTCTAACAAGACACATGTTAATAAGATTATCAATTGAAATACTATAGAAAAgatacataatttaaaatttataatatattattatgtatttactaaaatatatttataatatatttattaagatTGTGACCATCTATTTTAAACCATGAACCTACtagttttgtttttttcttaaagaatattatgtatatattaaaactTTTTActtaattaatcaaaatatatattattttatatatttttaatattattttgtgttttaacatatattttataaatttaactattttgtgttttaaaaacatatcataagaatataataattaaatgttctTAAACTTTATATattcaatatattaaaaataaaaaattatctttttatcatttttgaataaaatatttcttttgttaatattcTTAAAAGTCTAATTAGAattcttatattaattttaatgtaccgTATTATGACTGAGATATTTTATCGAAATATTATTAGATCACGTGAGTATCCGTATCTCACATAAAACATTGTACTTTCTATActttataaagtttaaaaaatatgagaaaattATCAGGTGTACCTGAAAATATCGGTATtccagttattttaaccgttgattttaattaatatatattatatatattgtttttaattCAGATCAATGATTAAAATAACTAGAACACCGCTATTTCTGGTACACCTGATAACCTTCCAAAAATATGATCGAATAATCGACGAAACATTGGTTTTTGATAAATTGGTTAGGTTAGGTATGGCAGAAATTATAAGATTTTATAATTCATTAACATTCCCTGGGAAGAAGGGAAAATGATTTTATATTACAAATAGACGAAATTGATATATTTATGATAGTAGATGGAACTATAATTACTTCCGTACAATTTTCTGTGACGACGGAAATGACAATCGAAAATCATGTACATCAGTACATATGCTCCTtccaattttttatattaatatatcgTTACTAAAACTGTATTTTAAATTGATCTAGAATgaataattattcaaaattttaattaaaaataaaaataatttatattagtttaattttactGTATATCAATcatcttttttataataaattcaatttacaaaaatattatacactactaaattaatttatattatatatgtgtgtattattttatattttatataaataattaatttcatgACTAATTGTTATATAGTAAgatgattgttctatttaaaatcAAACACCGGAATCTTAACAATAACTACCTTATTATCTAATaagatttctatattttttaaaagcaaTGAAATTAAATCCCAAAAAACTTACAAAAATTCTAAATGCAAAAATTAAATCACAACTTTTCTTTGCATTCCAATCCAATCCTAAATAATCTTTCCATGATACATGAAATTTGTAATACACcaagaacaaagaagaaaagaataaattttccaaaactttttaaaattaaagaactTATTATATACTAAACACATGATTTGATCGacaaatcaaaccactttcatCTTCCACCACcccctcctttctttttcttttacctttTTTAGAACACAaactattaattattaataattacaaTATCTACTTTGGTATATACTCAACCATGATGCTTCCTATGCTGACCAAACCTTTTCCAACAATAGGGGCTAATGTTACCacaatattttcatcttcttcagcTTCCAAAATCTCCAACACCTTTGATATAGCAACCAAATACTTAGTCTTTGATTTATGGCTACCATGTGGCACACTTGTAAAAGTGCCAACAAACTCTGCTTTATCTGGCCCACTCAgcatttcttcatcatcatcaacatgaACATCAAACTTAACATCTTTATCACTATGCAAATcaacaatctccataaccaaaaCCTCTTCCTCTCTTTCCTTCTCCAATTTACTTCTCAATTTCTTAGGCCTATTAACAACAACACTTACCTTAGAATCCAAAACCAAAGGAAACTTGGTAATAGTAGTAGTCATTGGATCTTGTGATGATGCCAAAAGTGAAGCCTTCTTTTCTTGCCTTTGCAACTTGCTTCTACTTGGTTTTGGAGAAGCATTAAGCCAAGGAAGTTCAACTTCTTCATAAACATACCCTAACTTCTTAGTATCAAGAGAATCTCTTATATTAACACGAACAAGATTCAGATTCTCATCATAGAAGAAAAATTCAGAATCTAACCAATCTTGATCATCTCTATAATCTTTTCTACCACCATCCAAAGAAGTCCAAATCCCCCATAACCTATCCAAATTCGAATGATGAGGATAGAAAATGGGGTCTCTGGCCGCCGTATAGAACGTTCCCATGTCTTCCTGGCTCGGAAGATCGGCCCTTCCGACCCATTTATGGACGGTGTTATGGGGAGCAAGCTCAACCGAACCAATGGCCGGCTGAGCTTGATCCCCATGACGATAAACACCGCCCATGAAAACTTCTTTAGTATCCGCCAAAACCATTTGCTTGTACATGAATGCAAGATTATATTTGACTTGTTGATCTTGAGTAGTGGATTCAGCATTGACGTGGTAGTTAAGGTCAACGATATAAGGTGGTAAGTGTCTTGGGTCTCTAAGGTGGTGGTAAAGTGAAGAGTTTGGGTTTGCAAAGTACTTTGGCATTTGCATGCCTTCAATGGAATCCCAACTCCAATATGGGACAGCGAAATTTGGATCCCCAATTAGATTCCCCAAGATTCTCTCAAAGAAATAGATGTACCAACGGTGGAAAGGGTAGAAAAGCCATGATCTATGGATGTCAATCTTTAGGTTTTGGAAGGGGGGTTTTTGAGGGTAACCACCATTGCAATAAACACAATGGACTTTGGCTTGTTGTATGTAATTACGTGGGTCATTTTCAGGTAGTGATTTCATAATGGCAATGCCCTTTTCTAATTTGGCCATGTACTCATCATCTAGCAAGTGGATTGGTTTTCTAACCCTAAGAGGAGCATTTGGTTTTGCAAATTCTTTGAAATCTATGATCTTTAAGGGTGAGGGTAGAATTGGACAACAATATGGTAGGGTTATTGCATTTGGAGGTAGCTCTACAGGGCCACACTTTGCAATATCTGGGGAGATTGCTCTTGATATGTTTTTCTTTGTGAAAACAGAGGAGGGTGAAATGTCATTTATACCCTTGAAGGCAATGAAAGGGTTCCTCCATGTGGATCTCCGTAGACTAAGATTGGGTTGATCTGTTTGGTCATTGGAGGAGTAGTGGTGGTTGTTTTTGCCGTGAAAAGTGGCCAAGAAGTGAGAGAAAGCATTGATTTTGGTGAATAATGAAGAGGAGATGGTGGTGGTGTTGATGAGAAAGAAGAGGACAATAATGAGAGCAAAGAAAGTAGATAGAACCCGTGAAAAAGGACTCATCTTTTTCTCTGTTTGATACCCTCTTTACTCTGATTCATTGCCTATGCCCCTTGCTTGTTGGGAACGTGTGTATaaataagagagaaagagagaggaaaagTAAATTTCAAACTACAAACACATGCACAAAGGTCTATAATGTAATTGCCAATAAGGCCATATTATTCACAGAAAACAAAATATCTTTGGTTATAATGCTTTTGGACTCCAGGATGAAATCGTGGAAGAAATGTGTCCAGTAATTTTAAACGTGCGGGAGTCCACATTCTAGTAAGCTACCCTTTTTAAGTTGAATTATACTATGCACTGCAAGACTTGGTCTAATAACATTTATGTATGTTTTGCTAGAGTATA
The sequence above is drawn from the Arachis hypogaea cultivar Tifrunner chromosome 4, arahy.Tifrunner.gnm2.J5K5, whole genome shotgun sequence genome and encodes:
- the LOC112797622 gene encoding polyphenol oxidase I, chloroplastic, with translation MSPFSRVLSTFFALIIVLFFLINTTTISSSLFTKINAFSHFLATFHGKNNHHYSSNDQTDQPNLSLRRSTWRNPFIAFKGINDISPSSVFTKKNISRAISPDIAKCGPVELPPNAITLPYCCPILPSPLKIIDFKEFAKPNAPLRVRKPIHLLDDEYMAKLEKGIAIMKSLPENDPRNYIQQAKVHCVYCNGGYPQKPPFQNLKIDIHRSWLFYPFHRWYIYFFERILGNLIGDPNFAVPYWSWDSIEGMQMPKYFANPNSSLYHHLRDPRHLPPYIVDLNYHVNAESTTQDQQVKYNLAFMYKQMVLADTKEVFMGGVYRHGDQAQPAIGSVELAPHNTVHKWVGRADLPSQEDMGTFYTAARDPIFYPHHSNLDRLWGIWTSLDGGRKDYRDDQDWLDSEFFFYDENLNLVRVNIRDSLDTKKLGYVYEEVELPWLNASPKPSRSKLQRQEKKASLLASSQDPMTTTITKFPLVLDSKVSVVVNRPKKLRSKLEKEREEEVLVMEIVDLHSDKDVKFDVHVDDDEEMLSGPDKAEFVGTFTSVPHGSHKSKTKYLVAISKVLEILEAEEDENIVVTLAPIVGKGLVSIGSIMVEYIPK